From Micromonospora echinospora, one genomic window encodes:
- a CDS encoding DUF305 domain-containing protein — protein MTVRHGRLLAVAMVLLVVGAAALLLRVTADPPAPPPPPAARPTATPAPDGPPVIVPGRPGESAVTRAGNEVRRDASPGHNDADVSFVRAMIPHHNQALEMAALAPQRAGDPAVRAVAERIRASQGPEVGMLRGWLATRGLPAEETGHGHSTGTMRGMQSPEAMRQLAAARGTEFDRLFVSMMTDHHRGAIAMATDLLRVGADLTLSEFANAVAVEQSVEIDRMRTLLDR, from the coding sequence ATGACGGTCCGACATGGACGGCTGCTGGCGGTCGCCATGGTGCTGCTGGTGGTGGGGGCGGCCGCGCTGCTGCTGCGGGTCACCGCGGACCCGCCCGCGCCACCCCCGCCGCCCGCCGCCCGACCCACGGCCACACCCGCGCCGGACGGTCCACCGGTGATCGTCCCGGGGCGTCCCGGTGAGTCCGCGGTGACCCGCGCCGGCAACGAGGTGCGCCGGGACGCCTCACCCGGCCACAACGACGCGGACGTCTCGTTCGTCCGGGCGATGATCCCGCACCACAACCAGGCGCTGGAGATGGCCGCGCTCGCCCCGCAGCGGGCCGGTGACCCGGCGGTGCGGGCGGTCGCCGAGCGGATCAGGGCCAGCCAGGGACCGGAGGTCGGGATGCTGCGGGGCTGGCTGGCCACCCGGGGACTGCCCGCCGAGGAGACCGGTCACGGGCACAGCACCGGCACCATGCGGGGCATGCAGTCCCCGGAGGCGATGCGGCAACTCGCCGCCGCCCGGGGAACGGAGTTCGACCGTCTCTTCGTCAGCATGATGACCGACCACCACCGGGGCGCCATCGCGATGGCCACCGACCTGCTCCGGGTCGGCGCGGACCTGACCCTGTCGGAGTTCGCCAACGCGGTCGCGGTCGAGCAGAGCGTGGAGATCGACCGGATGCGTACGCTGCTCGACCGCTGA
- a CDS encoding LVIVD repeat-containing protein, whose amino-acid sequence MSRALPPPRHLRTLGLAATGLLLIGLAPAAPSAAQTAPVADPAPVSAQSPATIPGVDEIVSSPNMRLVANTPIGEPLNTSVNSDLAFQGRYVFVGNYNGFQIHDIARPERPKLVSQVLCPGSQNDISVHGDLLFLSTDSPRSDDSCASDRVNPDQTAWEGIKIFDISDKTAPRYVKSVQTACGSHTHTLVPSRARNTVYLYVSSYGPSDTYVGCSRPHDSISIIKVPVKNPTASSVVAVPNLFPDGGYEGRPGGSATSGCHDITVYPEKDLAAGACMGDGILLDIADREAPRVINRVRDTENFAFWHSATFNNAGTKVVFVDELGGGGAATCNATVGPNRGANAVYDLSGKGDARKLTFRSYFKIPRANADTENCVAHNGSLLPVKGRDIMVQSWYQGGISVWDFTDSTKPKEIGYWERGPLSDSELTFGGTWSAYYYNGYIYSSDTIKGLDILEINDPRTASAKLTRFQEFNPQTQPSYRSR is encoded by the coding sequence ATGAGCAGAGCGCTCCCACCCCCACGTCACCTGCGGACCCTGGGCCTGGCCGCCACCGGCCTGCTCCTGATCGGTCTCGCTCCCGCCGCGCCCAGCGCCGCGCAGACCGCCCCCGTCGCGGATCCCGCGCCGGTGAGCGCCCAGAGCCCGGCGACCATACCCGGGGTCGACGAGATCGTCAGCAGCCCCAACATGCGGCTGGTCGCGAACACGCCGATCGGCGAGCCGCTGAACACGAGCGTCAACAGCGACCTGGCCTTCCAGGGCCGGTACGTCTTCGTCGGCAACTACAACGGCTTCCAGATCCACGACATCGCCCGCCCGGAGCGGCCGAAGCTGGTCTCCCAGGTGCTCTGCCCGGGGTCGCAGAACGACATCTCGGTCCACGGTGACCTGCTGTTCCTGTCGACCGACTCCCCCCGCAGCGACGACTCCTGCGCCAGCGACCGGGTCAACCCGGACCAGACCGCGTGGGAGGGCATCAAGATCTTCGACATCAGCGACAAGACCGCCCCGCGCTACGTCAAGTCCGTCCAGACCGCCTGCGGCTCGCACACGCACACCCTGGTGCCGTCGCGCGCCCGGAACACCGTCTACCTCTACGTCTCCTCGTACGGCCCGTCCGACACCTACGTCGGCTGTTCCCGGCCGCACGACTCCATCTCCATCATCAAGGTGCCGGTGAAGAACCCGACGGCGTCGAGCGTGGTGGCCGTGCCGAACCTCTTCCCCGACGGCGGGTACGAGGGACGCCCGGGCGGCTCCGCCACCAGCGGCTGCCACGACATCACCGTCTACCCGGAGAAGGACCTGGCCGCCGGCGCGTGCATGGGCGACGGCATCCTGCTGGACATCGCCGACCGGGAGGCGCCCCGGGTGATCAACCGGGTACGGGACACGGAGAACTTCGCCTTCTGGCACTCGGCCACGTTCAACAACGCCGGCACGAAGGTGGTGTTCGTCGACGAACTGGGTGGCGGCGGCGCGGCCACCTGCAACGCCACCGTGGGACCGAACCGGGGCGCGAACGCCGTCTACGACCTCTCCGGGAAGGGAGACGCCCGCAAGCTGACCTTCCGCAGCTACTTCAAGATCCCCCGGGCCAACGCCGACACCGAGAACTGCGTGGCCCACAACGGCTCGCTGCTCCCGGTGAAGGGGCGGGACATCATGGTCCAGTCCTGGTACCAGGGCGGAATCTCGGTCTGGGACTTCACCGACTCGACCAAGCCGAAGGAGATCGGCTACTGGGAGCGGGGGCCGCTGTCGGACAGCGAACTCACCTTCGGAGGCACCTGGTCGGCGTACTACTACAACGGGTACATCTACTCCAGTGACACGATCAAGGGACTGGACATCCTGGAGATCAACGACCCGCGTACCGCGTCGGCGAAGCTGACCCGGTTCCAGGAGTTCAACCCGCAGACCCAGCCCAGCTACCGCAGCCGGTAG